One window from the genome of Podospora pseudocomata strain CBS 415.72m chromosome 6, whole genome shotgun sequence encodes:
- a CDS encoding hypothetical protein (EggNog:ENOG503NYRE; COG:S) produces MRTATILTAGAISAASAGRINRADFRREDIIYKDVAIIGGGASGAHAAVRLRQDYNKSVVVVEREPILGGHVDTYVDKTTGRIHDYGLALYFPYLDSFDFFSRPEINVTLSPWFPAGGNEVRYVDFTSGQELTSTFQPPDESAGPIAVKKFHDLMTANGWDNMTQPGYWGLPAGKDIPADLLLPIGQFAKKHGIEAMLSTMYPSTGGGVGSRGNFEDILTLSIIKAFPTAWSKVFFGEVAMFSIDGGNQFLYDKISTLLGKDVLYNSQVVNSRRSNSGIELVVDSARLEDDEEQPGKSRKGKGNGKATKKLIIAKKLLLAIPPTRENLAPFDLTPAEKAHFSKPKYGRSHTAIAKHSKLPAGVQLRNLPLSATANPLSPFLQTPFVLSFTSLATDSPLFSLGSSGTNYTAFPPSEAKKVARKAIQTMVDAGTLPDLEGEEVEFVAWSDHGPGGFGVSAQELREGWMEDMYALQGKRSTWFTGNGIAADFTTMLWKFNDQMLDRIVEGL; encoded by the coding sequence ATGCGTACAGCAACTATTCTAACTGCAGGCGCCATCTCGGCAGCATCTGCTGGCCGCATCAACCGTGCTGATTTCCGCCGCGAGGACATCATCTACAAAGATGTGGCGATcattggaggaggtgcgtCAGGGGCTCACGCAGCCGTTCGGTTGCGACAGGATTACAACAAGAGCGTGGTAGTCGTTGAAAGAGAGCCAATTCTGGGCGGCCATGTCGATACCTATGTCGACAAAACAACCGGCAGAATCCACGATTACGGTCTCGCCCTCTATTTTCCCTACCTAGACTCGTTTGACTTCTTCAGCCGCCCGGAAATAAACGTCACGCTCTCGCCATGGTTCCCCGCCGGAGGCAACGAGGTTCGATACGTCGACTTCACCTCTGGGCAAGAGCTGACCAGCACCTTTCAGCCACCTGATGAGTCTGCTGGCCCGATTGCCGTCAAGAAATTCCACGACCTGATGACAGCAAATGGTTGGGACAACATGACCCAACCGGGTTACTGGGGCTTGCCAGCTGGCAAAGACATTCCAGCCGACCTTTTGCTCCCAATCGGCCAGTTTGCCAAGAAGCACGGGATTGAAGCCATGCTCTCAACCATGTATCCGTCCACCGGTGGCGGCGTGGGGTCCAGGGGCAACTTTGAGGACATTTTGACCTTGAGCATCATCAAGGCTTTCCCGACAGCATGGTCCAAGGTCTTCTTCGGCGAAGTGGCCATGTTCAGCATCGATGGCGGCAACCAGTTCCTGTACGATAAGATCAGTACTCTTCTCGGAAAAGATGTCTTGTACAATTCTCAGGTTGTCAattcgaggaggagcaatTCTGGAATTGAACTGGTCGTTGACTCAGCTCGGCtcgaagatgacgaagagCAACCCGGCAAGAGTCggaaggggaaaggaaaTGGAAAGGcgaccaagaagctcatcattgccaagaagctcctcctcgccattcCACCAACCAGAGAAAACCTCGCCCCGTTCGACCTGACCCCGGCAGAGAAAGCCCACTTCTCCAAACCAAAATACGGTCGAAGCCATACCGCCATTGCGAAACACTCCAAGCTCCCCGCTGGCGTTCAGCTCCGCAATCTTCCTTTGTCAGCgaccgccaaccccctctcccctttcctccaaaccccctttGTCCTGAGTTTCACCAGCCTTGCCACCGACTCACCACTCTTCAGTCTTGGATCCAGCGGCACAAACTACACCGCGTTCCCTCCATCTGAAGCGAAAAAGGTCGCACGGAAAGCGATTCAAACAATGGTCGACGCCGGGACTTTGCCAGACCTTGAGGGCGAAGAGGTCGAGTTTGTTGCGTGGTCTGATCATGGCCCTGGTGGCTTCGGAGTCAGCGCTCAGGAACTGAGAgaggggtggatggaggACATGTACGCCCTTCAAGGGAAGAGGTCGACTTGGTTCACCGGGAATGGGATTGCTGCTGATTTTACGACCATGCTGTGGAAGTTTAACGATCAGATGCTGGATAGAATCGTAGAGGGGCTGTAA
- a CDS encoding hypothetical protein (COG:E; antiSMASH:Cluster_6; EggNog:ENOG503NZ79) gives MSEERPSHVVIQGILPKEAPGIRREFSDWAKDHENNIQVSLFIRALQKFYDIPYTETLSYFQVAGIHGYPGNLKWDGAVAPPHDRDARHYIYCTHNHFNFPTWHRPYMVLFEETLWKLMGEVIEKDLEFHDDADKKLWLEERNKWRLPYWDWALNSAQGKVPDLFVPYSINIRQPVGKGGSQQESENVPNPLARFQVKENGVPIKMGKLPKKYRVDSVPLGDGSYLPWAECSGTSRWGIKPHTQPDEWTEGVNKTEMIAPAINNHEWYFSPDRRKPEDRKKREEAIFKHPVGDLLHRLFKIDNWEDFSSTRVNQAPSDIDWEKWVSLEYVHNNLHGFIGGDGVEGIGHMQNVPSAAFDPIFYMHHCNIDRITAMWQTLHEGVWFENDVLAERELYPFRGPKLDGEIDYFTSNDVRDWTRFGYQYEILELRDGETEVGRKRRINEFIDKSYFSTAQVLLKDEGHLFHDGSDIESFAARNDFEDYIIDVIYDRQVIPLTFYALNGDPYMVHFFLGAPVPQPESNGVTAKITFKSPKHVGMVYNFSTPWLGNGNNTESAMSDVESDGEEPEPESDQPTCGNCVSQQAENILSNAMIPLTIPLYNAAADKDIEGLENIHPDQVRDFLANELTWVAVSTNGTIIPWERLPKTKVFVLKGKAKHYTENSKLSSYKEYDALGHITHNKPAGASHADYGQYA, from the exons ATGTCGGAAGAGCGTCCCAGTCATGTTGTCATTCAGGGCATCCTGCCCAAGGAGGCTCCCGGCATCCGAAGAGAATTCTCCGACTGGGCCAAAGACCATGAGAACAACATTCAGGTGTCTCTCTTCATCCGCGCCCTGCAAAAGTTCTACGACATCCCCTACACTGAAACCCTCTCCTACTTCCAGGTCGCTGGTATCCACGGCTACCCCGGAAACCTGAAGTGGGACGGCGCCGTTGCTCCTCCTCACGACAGAGACGCGAGGCATTACATCTACTGCACCCACAATCACTTCAACTTTCCCACTTGGCACCGTCCTTACATGGTCCTGTTTGAGGAGACCCTCTGGAAGCTGATGGGGGAGGTCATCGAGAAGGATCTCGAGTTTCACGACGATGCTGACAAGAAGCTGTGGCTTGAAGAGCGGAACAAGTGGCGACTTCCTTACTGGGATTGGGCTCTCAACTCGGCCCAGGGCAAGGTTCCTGATCTATTCGTTCCCTacagcatcaacatcaggCAGCCTGTGGGGAAAGGTGGATCCCAGCAGGAGTCGGAGAATGTCCCAAATCCGCTCGCCCGTTTCCAGGTCAAAGAAAACGGTGTGCCCATCAAGATGGGCAAGCTTCCCAAGAAGTACAGGGTTGATAGCGTCCCGTTGGGTGATGGCAGCTACCTGCCT TGGGCAGAATGCTCCGGCACCAGCCGCTGGGGCATCAAGCCTCACACCCAGCCTGACGAATGGACCGAGGGCGTCAACAAGACCGAGATGATCGcccccgccatcaacaaccacgagTGGTACTTTTCGCCAGACAGAAGGAAGCCCGAAGAccggaagaagagagaggaggcGATCTTCAAACACCCAGTTGGGGATCTCCTTCATCGCCTTTTCAAAATTGACAACTGGGAAGACTTCTCATCTACGCGAGTGAACCAGGCGCCCAGCGACATAGACTGGGAGAAGTGGGTCTCGCTGGAGTATGTCCACAACAACCTGCAT GGGTTCATTGGCGGCGACGGTGTCGAGGGCATTGGACACATGCAAAACGTTCCTTCGGCCGCGTTTGACCCCATCTTTTACATGCACCATTGCAACATTGATCGCATCACCGCCATGTGGCAGACGCTGCACGAGGGTGTCTGGTTTGAGAACGATGTTCTCGCCGAGAGAGAGCTCTACCCCTTCCGCGGGCCAAAGCTGGACGGCGAGATCGACTACTTCACGTCCAATGATGTGCGGGACTGGACCCGGTTCGGTTACCAGTACGAGATCCTCGAACTCAGAGATGGGGAGACCGAGGTGGGACGCAAAAGGCGCATCAATGAGTTCATCGACAAGTCGTACTTCAGCACCGCCCAGGTCTtgctcaaggatgagggTCACTTGTTTCACGATGGTTCAGATATCGAATCCTTCGCCGCCCGCAACGACTTTGAGGATTACATCATCGATGTCATCTATGACCGGCAAGTCATTCCTCTCACGTT CTATGCTCTGAATGGAGATCCCTACATGGTCCATTTCTTCCTCGGTGCCCCGGTGCCTCAGCCCGAGTCCAACGGGGTGACGGCCAAGATAACCTTCAAGTCACCCAAGCACGTCGGGATGGTCTACAACTTCTCGACTCCTTGGCTCGGAAACGGCAACAACACCGAATCGGCCATGTCTGACGTGGAGTCTGACGGGGAGGAGCCTGAGCCGGAATCTGACCAGCCCACGTGCGGCAACTGCGTGTCCCAGCAAGCGGAAAACATTCTCAGCAACGCCATGATTCCCTTGACGATCCCACTCTACAACGCCGCAGCAGACAAAGACATCGAGGGCCTCGAAAACATCCACCCGGATCAGGTCAGGGACTTCCTCGCCAACGAGCTTACCTGGGTTGCCGTGAGC ACGAACGGCACAATCATCCCCTGGGAACGCCTGCCCAAGACTAAGGTTTTCGTCCTCAAGGGCAAGGCCAAGCATTACACCGAAAACTCGAAGCTGTCGTCGTACAAGGAGTATGACGCTTTGGGCCACATCACGCACAACAAGCCAGCCGGTGCTTCTCATGCCGACTATGGACAGTATGCTTGA